The Opisthocomus hoazin isolate bOpiHoa1 chromosome 2, bOpiHoa1.hap1, whole genome shotgun sequence genomic interval TTCCAGAAATCTGCTACAGCATTGTAAACTTCACTGGTAGTTACAGGAAGCTGATCCTGTGAGAGAGCAGAACCTGCCTAAGCCTTAGCATTCAGATACACAGACCAAACTAAAAAAAACTACTAAATTATCCCACCTGCCCTCTCATGTAACACTTAAGTGTATCCAGTCATTACCAAGAGGaattcaagaaaggaaaaaaaacctgaacatcCAGTACTGCTGATCAGGAACAAATGCCTGAACTTCATCAGAATTGACTGCGTGGCCTTGTTAACGCATTGATAAACTAATGCCAGAAATATTTCAGGCCTTAGGAGCACAGCAGAGTGGAAAACCATATACTCTGCAAAATTAATAAACACATAAACTGAAGACTCAAAGTCTAAAAGTAaagtctcctggaggaaaagCTTGAACATAAGCTTCTTCTATAGGAGGTGAATTTTTCAAGCAATTTGGGGttcacagcagctctgcaaaactcCACCAAGGCCCTCAGAAACACTCTGGTGAAATTCACAAATACTTCCATGATATCCTGTAGTTCTAGTAACAAAGCActtacaacagaaagaaaagttttgCCAGTGTTTTCTCCCACTGGCTCTAATTAGGACTCCTCAGTCTGAGCCAAGCAATGCCCAAGCACCACAGCCTGATAAGAGCCATGCTCGCATCTAACCCTGACAGCAAGACCCCAGGCTGTCCTTGCCTCTCCTAAAATATCTGCTTGGATTCTTGGTGCTAAAACTAAAGAACAGAGGTCGAAAAATAGGAACAGTCTTACAGTGCATGTTTTCTTAAACATAAAATTTGACCTTTCTAGGATCTTTGAAACTGAACCTACGTTATTAAAGGCTTAGGCACTAAGTCTCTGTCTAGGAGCAGTGCAATCAGAAGACTGTTCAGACATTTGTTGTTCACAGCGCACAGATACGAGTTATTAAGAAAGCTTTGAGCAGTACCAGATCAGCCAGAGCTAACAGTCACTAACAGACAGAGCAAAACCTGATCTCAGATAAGAGGCCATGTAACGGACTCAAGGTGGTTTGGACCCAGACAAGTCAGTGCTCTGTGAACTTGCGGATTAGACAGCAGTTCGGGAATTTGTTTTAAGCAGGGGCAAGCATGTGAAACAAGTAAGACTGTGCAGAAAGACCAAGGTCACAATACACGATCTGAAAGGTACCCCAATGGTTGATTAACCCGAGTAGTATTTTGAATAGGCTTTGCAAGAGAAATCACCCAAGACTGTTAAATTGTTAAGACGGACAGGTCAAAACACAATAGCAAGCAATAAAATTCTTCTATGCATGGTGAGCGCGCGGCTTTCACACTTGCTCTGGAACAGCCTACAGTGTATGGCTTCCAGTCTATGGGACGTTTGCCAAGCAAGTCCACATGAAAAACAGAAGtgtcacaacaacaacaacaaaaaaatccaacaacctGAAATGACCCCGGAGTGGGGAATTTCTGATCCCACGGTCTTTTTCAAACAGTAACAGAAAAGTATGTCAGCTCTGCGCACTGGTGAAGCTTGCCGTCCCAAAGCAAAGCATCACAGAAACACTCCTGTACAGTTTTGTGCAGAGGGAGCTACAACAGTCACTCCAATCACCAGCCTGCTTCAAAACAGTATTTGCTGCCCATCTGCCCCTCCTGACCATCTTTCTTCTATCTTCAGATTTAATTTCACAAACAAAACTCTTTATTCATTGGAAAAGTCACTACATTCTTTGTCTACAAGGTTACTGTATACAGGTTTTTCCTTCTGTATCAGAGGAGACTGCTGAATGACAACTATTCTCTgttacaactttttaaaaaacaaaacaaaatgaaaacaaatcactGAGTGAGACTTCAGTTAAGGTGTTATTTCTCAAATTACTTTACCAGTGGTCTCTGGTCAACCAACCTGGCTGCCTGTCAGTGCATATGACAAGCTGAAGCTATGCTACCAGAGTAAGAACACAAGAGACTGAAGTCCCAGCTTGGTTTGTCCACTCGCATTTCCAAGACATGTTTAGCTCTTATTTTGCCCCTCACatttccctttcccctctctAAGCACCTCTGTTACTCCCTGGTTTGGGAATCACTAACTCCAGCAATGATACAGGCAAGGACACAATCACCTACTACACCAAGATACACCCTGATCAGCCTAATCAATAACACAGAAAGCTGGAATAAAACTCCTTTGGGGTGTGAAGGGCTGTTACTGAACTCCCATTAGGGAtttcaaacaaaacatttcagctgACCTGCTCCATGCCCCTTCCGATCCCCTCAGCTCCAATGACAGAATTTGCTTCTCAGTTCTGCGTGCTGCCAGATCAACCCGCAACATGCTTTAAAAGACACATGAAGCAACTGTTTACTTTTGAGCTATGCCAAGAACAATATTCAACAGAACACTGAAAGTAAAAAAGCACTGTCCTCAGCTGCAATGGCACACATATCCAGTAAGTCATCAACGCAAATATTTCTCAGTGtccaataaagaaagaaaaaaaagacatatttttaataatattggCAAAACTATGGGAACACTACAAAAATTCTGCCATTagtctgattaaaaaaacccagtgatgTCAGCAGGCAGATTTCCAGTAGGCCTTTCAGTAAGCCTTGAATCTCTCCATGGTCTCCCAGATCCATTAAGGACGTCATTTCCGTTAGATTAAGTTATCGTATACACACGCATGACTTCACAAGACAAAAAGAAGCGTGTATTAACTACGATGAGACCTGGTGGTTCTAAGCCATGAGGAACGATTAGCAGTAAATTTGCACGACCTCAGGCAATGTACAGATTTCACCTGGCATCAATGTTTCCTTAGGTAACTTCACGCACACACAGAGATGTACTTTCTGTTCTCGACTGGAactatttataattttaaatgcTAACTGGAGAACTGTAGAATACTGTTTCCAGAATAATTAGTTACACaagtttttcttattatttttcatatttttcacacCTTCTTTCTGAGGGGTTAGGATCATGCTCAATATGACACAGAAACAAATTCCTAACTTGTTTTACCTGTGGCCAGTAGTCGTGATTGCCCAAGGCCGGGAAAACCTGAAGGTCCGGAAAGAAATCACGAATTGTAGAACTCATATTGCCAATGATGCTAATGACCAACTTTGTGGAGAGTTCTTTTACAGGAACGTGAGGAGGGCTATCTctgcaaaaaggaaaaggctTTATCAACAAAGGTTTATCAGCCCCATAAGGAAAGGCAAAAAATTCTGCAAACAGATCGACGCTGTAGCATGTAAAACTACTATAGACTCTttaattaaaatcacagaattgcCTGAAAGACTCTctgcaaaagcttttttaaaaaaaaaacacacggGTAGACTAATGTTTATCCTATGATTCACTTTTATCATAACTAAGGTTTcttagaaattaaattaaatcaacTCCATCATTTTGAGCTACTGTGCAGTTTGGGTTATATATCTTCTGTCATCTGCACAACCTTATAAGTCTATTGTTCTCCTTTTAACAACATCCTGTTGAAAATTAAGTACAGTAAGTGACATAAATTGATCATTCGTCTTTACATATTCATAGTATGTAAAGACAAGTGATATATAAATATTTCCCCCAGCAAAATTAAGTGACGTAACATATATGACCTTTCCAGGAAAAAAGACCCCGTCACTGATAAACAAACTAGTTCTCACAAACACTCACTAATCTCTCTGATAAATTATCCATTGATGTATAGCACAAAACATTATGTGATTGTAGAACGCAGAATTTTGCTATGGCAGAAGGGTAAATTCATGCTATCTTTTATGAATACCTAGAAAGTAACGGTACCAAGGGCATGGTACCATTGAGCTACTCATCTGCCTCCCTTTCACACTTCCTTCCCCACTCCCACTGCTAAGGCGCACAAAGCCTCAGAGATAACGTCTGTGTGAGAGAGAGGGTATTATTATGCCCTTTTTCTAATAAGGAACATCAGCACAGAAGAAGTAAACGTTTTACTTAAGAGGGGACTGCACACATCCAAAATACTCCAATGAAGGACTGTGAAACCACACTTTCTTTATACGCACATGCAGCTATGAGTGATAGTAATGGAGCGAGACAGCATCTACGACACTGCTATCcttcccctgccagcccctgaTCTAGAATTCATACAGGCACTGAACCTGAATGGTAACTttctacacttaaaaaaaaaatacatacatattgcTTGATTCTAGTTACCTCTTACAGAACTAAATAAAAAGCGTTATCTTCTAAAAACAGATGCACTTTCCACTTAATGACCTTAAGACCTACAAAATCCAATACCTCCCATAGTAATTCATTCCAGTCCATTATTCCTCTGACATTTTTTTGCTCTTTCCacttcccacccctccctgcaccaTTTCTATCAACTTCCACTAATACAGTCATGTGGTAAATGTCCCAATGCACGGTCCAACAATATCCAGAAATGATTACAGAGATCAAAATCTGCTCCTGAGGCCTTATATTCTCAGTCTTCCACCAACTCGCCATTTGAACAACTAAAGGAAGTGGCATTTGTGAGATACTGAACTCACATCTGTTGGTGCAAACATAAACTTGTGAATTACTGCACTACATGGTTATCCAGCTGTTAAAAGCTTTAACCGCAGAGTGACCTGAACACTTACCCTGTCCAAATCATGAATGAAACCTGCTGTTCTGAATCCTTCATGAATGCAAATGCTGACAAAATCAGTTGATATGGAGAATCGCATAAAAAGTCTCCAAAAGGGCCTGGGTTAGAGGCATTGGCTCCTTTGGAAGAAGCACAAACTTTGGTGCGATCAGGGGTAATGTGGTAAGTCGGATCTAAATGTAGGTCAGATACATGCCAGAACTGccctgttttcagaaaacaaagattaaagaaaatgcattatttgcatttgaaatggaTATACATGGGTAACCCCAAGTTTGCTCCAGTTTGTCTATTGCTATTCCTCTTTCAAGTCTTGAAGAGGAGAATAAATTTAACAAATTGTCGATTAGCCTGTCTGATAAGTGTGGGCGAGTTCTGCATTCCTGACAAGAGTCCTTCACATAGTCTgctcagaaaaactgaaaacagaagcagaggcaCAGGTTTAAGCTActcagcagaaaatgaaaggagGTTGGCAGGGAGTGGAAAATCAGCTCCTTTTCATTAATAGCAATCTGGAAACTGGAGAGCAGAAGAGACGACAGGAGGACTTCTCCACTCCACCTGAAAAGAGAGGGAGttgaattttaattatttttcccaaCCTTCCCTGGCTGGAAGCTCCTGTAAAAGATCACAGCCTAGGAAGAAACGCAAGAAACAGCATGCATGCAAAAATTTCCAAGCTCCTCTTctccccagcaggcagggcagcagagccTGGGCTTTTCACCAGAGAGAGGTGTGTCAGCCTGGCCTactcactgctttccaggctgacAGGTTCTCTGCCACTGTTGCTTTGcactgcacagaaaaaagtgGCCAAGAAGTATAGGAAGATGGTGAACAAGATGAATTAAGCCTGTGCGAGACTACCAGCCTTCAAGTTTCACGTGAAGTATGAGTAACTTCTTTCTCCCCGTTTCAAAGCGCTTGGGAAAGGCACACACATATCTGGGGTAGTGGTTGTGAAACCGGGACAGACAGAAATCGACCTTTCCCAAGGCCACAGGCTCGCTCTCTGGCAGTGCAGGCACCACACGGCTGGACGCTGTCGAGTTCTGTTTCGGGAAGCGAAGACCAGCAGCAAGCTCCGACATCCGTGGAACGACTGAGTCCCGCTCAGGGGAGACGGCCAAATGCCCGGACGCCGCTGCGGGCTGGGTCCGAGGCCCGGGCGGTCACCGGGAACGCCAACCCGCGGAGGCCGCGCCGGGCTGACCACGCGTGTCTGCTGGCGGTGCGTGGGCTGAGCCAGCCGGGACAGGCagcggccccgcagcagcccgcaGAAGGGGAGGGACCGAAGGCGCAAGACCGAAGCGCATACGCCGGCCTGGCCGGGAGtgcggaggggcgggcggcgccCCCCGGCCGGGCCTccctccgccggggccgcgctgcccctCACGCCCCCCCGGCGGACTCACCCacagcggagcggggccgcgggccgcGGGCCGGCGCCGCCTCCAGCGCGGAGCAGAGCAGTGCCAGGCCCAGGGCCAAGCGGCCGGCGCGTCCCCCCCGCCGCTCCATGTCGGCCGTGCCGGGAGCGCCCTGCCCGCCGACGGCTGCTGCTCATGTGACCGCCCCGgcgcggagggaaggggcgagccCGGGGCGGCTTGGGCGAGCCCGGGCCCTTCGTTGCCTCACCGGGGCTGCCGgaagccgccgccgcgccccgcccgcacGGACGGGGGACGAAAGCCGCCCCGGGCCGGGGTCCCCCGctcgctgcccggggctggggtgaCCTTCGGGAGGTGCTGCCTGAGGAGGTCAGCACCGAGACGCCGAGGACCTCGCAGGAGCCAGCCCGGCCGCGGGCAGGTCTGAGGGGGCCTCGAAGGAAGGTAGGGCGGCAGggcggcagccccctccccgcccggccggcgttgcccgccgagccccgggctCCCGGCGAGGGGTTACGGCTCTCGGAAGCGGCTCAGACCTGCGGCTGGAAGTCCTTGCCCCCTCCCAGAGcctgccgcggccccgccggtgctgccgagcgggggggctggGCCGTGAGCCCCGGGCCGCGTCCCCTGGGCCGGGCCGGCAGCCCTGCGGCACGGCCTCACCCTACCCCGAGCAGCCGCGCTGCGATGCCCGACGGGAGATTCCCGCATCTTTTGGAAGGAAGGTTTCTTACAGTATACACGTAAAAATGGATCCTGGTCACTTAACACGATTTAAAAATCGAAAAAGCTGGTGAAATACGCCGTGGAGTATGCCTCTAGTACAGCTTAAGGAAAGTGCTGAAGTGTGTTGTAAATGGGAGCCTCCATGGCCAAGGCTTTACGGCAGCGGATCTGCTGCTCGTTGCCAAAGTCAGAGTAGTTTCTGGTGAGGAAGAGTACCCGGTGTCAGTTCCAGGAGCAGACCAGAACAGCGATGTCGCGGGTCCCGTAGCTGCCTCCAAACGTTCCGCTGCGCTGGTCTATTCAGATCCGCATCCCCAGGCCTTGCGAAGCCGTCTCGCCGGCAGCTGGAAGTCCTGTGTGTCGGTATTCCCTCACCTTTCCACTCCCctgagcagtgccacaggcacttTGCAGGTACCGCTTCCCAGTGTTTCTCTCCCTTATTTAATCTGACATTAAACTGTTCCTCTTTAGCAGAACAAAAGACTTCACCACTAAGCTTTGTGATGGTTTCATGTGCCTTATAGAACATACGCATGTAGGGAAGAGTAACCTTTGTTTAAAAGTGACTGTAATGTAAAATCTTTACTGTTCAGTGTTTATTTGTAAACCAAGTCTTAACAATCTAtctctgcattcctttccttgtATTCAATAAAAACCTTGTTCTTTTAATTCACGACCCTACAAATCACTTGTCACAAAGATGAGTGCCAGCACTGGAGACCCAAGTGTTTTCCCCTGCGACGAAGAAGCAGCTGCCGCCACCTTTCTGAGAAGGGGTGGCTGGAGGGCCAGTCGTGTGGCGAGTGCACCCGTGGGCAAAGGGGCAGCAACGGATGCGGGGCAGAAGAAAGCTGTATTCGGTACTGAAGCTGAGGATTAAATGAGCAAGTAACACCGAAGGGCAGATTATGTTTAAACCTGACTCGCACTATAGCAGCTGAAGCAGCCCAAAGCAGAGACTGCAGCTCTTGATACCACTGGAACAAgttctatttttcctttctctgaagaAAGTTAGCGTCTAGATTTTGAAATCGATCAATATCCACCAAATAAAACAATACTTATAATGGTTCATAATTAAGGACTCTTAGTGTTCCCCAGGAGAGAAAACAGACTTGGATGGCTGAAGGGTTGTAGGCAGCTACACCTCCATGATGTGGTCCACCGAGTCAGTGTGTCATAAAACATGGGTGCTCCAAACAATCATCTCCTCCATGCTGCCTGCAGCAACCTGTTTCAATTTTCCTAACAGTCTGAAGTGTAAGGCAGTTTTTCCCACCCTAATCTTTTAGGGAAATACTCTTCAGGAATAAGGTTTTCATTTATCTCTTTTaagcagcattttattttaaattgcttacAGTGCAAATTGTTATCTCCTGTACATACGAGCTATGAAACTACAGCTCCAGGAGGGGAATCTCAGGAAGTCTGTCCTGTACTGTTTTCCCCCACGCCTGTGGAGCTTTGTACTTCAGgttccccccaccctgccctttATCAAGTCAGTCCTTTCCTCCCACCCTGTGAAACACTTCAATCTGCACTTTGATTTAATTCAATCTTTTGCATATTAGcagaaaaacccaccaaaataaGTGAAAAACTCTCATAACTATTAAAACTGAAACTAcaggattcccccccccccccccctcccgacaCCAAAGGCTGCCAATAGACATTGGCCTTAACATGCACTGGAAAGCAAGTTCCCAATGAAGAGCGGAGCTGAAACCAGCCTAAGCCTCTCACTTCTCTGCCTACATATATGAAGACAGGGGCTTTAGATTTCTCCAGCAAAGATAAGCCACTGAAGTAGAGTGAAGGCAATTTTTCATTTCCCATGTAGTCTACATCACGTAGAGAGGCTGCTGCAGCATTGTGTACCACATGCTTTTCTGTTAACTCAGAAAAATGAACTTCCAAATAATCCAGTGTTCTGGAGGGAGTTTTAGCTTATTAAATGCAAAAGGAACACAggtttaaaaaactttttaatttgtttgatcTGCATTCCAAAACAATTCAAATATGTTCCATTTAGTGTAAAAAAAGAGGCAAGTGTTTCAGAAATTTAATGCCGAGTTTAACCTGTTTCACTATACAGCACAAGCTTGCCAATTTGATGGCATAAaggtgttggttttgttgtttgttttttttttaaacacacccCCAAAAACTCTTTATTAACCTTTCATGCCAGAAATGTGCATTTTAGCTACGTTCAGTTATGGACGGTACATTAATCCATCCAGCAGAAGTCACATCTGGACAGAGGTCAGGTAAACTCTACGCTTTCTCATAGTGGCGAACAGCAACCACATCACCAAAGGTGAGAGTCTGCAAGTCCAAGGAAGAGACAGACACGTTAGATGCTGGACCATTTTCTGTAATGACTTAACACATATTAAGAAGCCCGTGCTAGAGCAAGGTTGGTTTACATTATGTAATTTATAGAAAAACAAACTGGTCTAGATTATTGATATTTTAAATGAACAAGAGGCAAAACCTGAGTTATAGTTCCCATAATAAACGTAACTTTCTCCTTTCTACTTTCAAACCCAAGAAGCACATAATGTGTACATTTACAAGGCAACTACAGTGAGGCTAGAGCTgtttaatttttctaattttcatTAATGTAATTTCTTAAATACAGCATTGTTTTAATACAGATTTAACACTTACTTTCACAAAGCTGACCACACTACAAGATGTGCAATCTAAAAACCCAAGTCCTCTTTACCCACATTCTGTAGTATTATGCATAGGCACATACTTAAGGAGAACCTtggattaaaataaatgcattctgTGCACTTATGTAGCTAGAGCTACCAATTATTTTAGCTGCTGCAGTGGTTCAGAACACCAACTACAGTGTGCCAGTTTTGGAGGCGTTTCCTCAAGTGGAACAGGGCATCTCACCATGTTCAAAttccaaaggaaaagcttttctgTATATGCGTGTAGCTGTTTCCAAAAACAAAGCACGTATTTTCCCTTGAATCGCTTGTCACACTGTATTGCACTGTCTGTATGCTTTAAGGTTTTAATCATTTGGAAGTCTCTATCCATACAGATAGTCTCTGAAGTATTTGGAAAACAAGTTAACTGGTTCTCTCCAACAGCCAAGTCACATAGATTAGCATAGCTGAAgaggttttatttctgaaagttgCATCTCTGTGCCAAAAATAAGCATGAGAAGTGCCACCCTGAACATTATATATAGCAACTTACATCATTTATTCACCCCATACGCCTGTTGCTGAAAAGTCAGGAAAAGAACGTGAATTTAAAACAAGACTTCTCTTCACACAATTGCTGTTTATTGTAGTTTTTAACAAGATAGGAGGAATAAACTCTTTATTATTAAATATGAAAATGCTGTTACCTCCTGCaatattgtaattttattttcctaaggAAATACTTGTTCTGTGcaattaaatattatttacaCGTGCATATATAAAAAAAGTTTTTGAAGAAATCTGCATTAGTACTGGCAACAGATTATTGCCTATATAATCAAAGACGTTGTATCTTTTCCAGCTCACCGGGACTTTGTTTTTTTGCTTGGGCATTTACACGAACTCTAGAAAGAACATATATGCTCTGGAAATCCACAGGCTGGCCTGCCTAAAACCACTAGCAATTTTTTAGTTGTCAATAAAACAAgactcaaagaaaacaaaataaatatttgaaaaatcccTGCTAGCTTTCCCCACCAATTAGTTCAAGGGTTTGTATGTAAGTAACACTATCTGTTCGTGAAGCTTGAGATAAATGTACGTGAGGAGCGTTAGCGGTGTATGTGAATGCTCAGCGAGCTTTATACTTACCATTACCATTTtgccatcctttatttctctcacGAAGTTTGTCTCTTTGCCATCCCACTTCTGTACATGCACCAGCTTGTCTCCATCCAGGCTCACAACTGACTGCGAGATAGCATGAAACAAAGACATTCACTCGGAGTATTTGGGATTCTGCTCACACATTCAGCATCCACTATTCTAGTGAATTCTCTTCAAAAGAGGGATGTGGATGTAGAATGGTAAAGTAGTCCCAGCCATTTTAAAGCCAAGCCCGTTTCAAGCAGGAACCCCGTACAATTCTTGTTTGGGTCAAAGGATGAAAAAAGTTGTTTCCTTTGAGTTCCAGCCTCATGAGAGCCACAGTTTTGGATGTGCTTTGGGATAATGTTTACGTTAAGCCCCCAAAGATGCAGGGAAGAAGCCATTTCCCCATTTCGTTACCCCAAATGATACTCGGGCTGAACGAGAAGCGGGCAGCTGATGCAGTTCTTCCATGCTGGAAGGCAGACAGGGGCTGGCCATGTAACACCTTGCTTCGGACAAGACATGGCGTAAGCGGGTAGGGAAGATGCCATCTTgtcttttcttccctgcccttcaCAGGGCTACAACTGGCAAAAGTTACCATTTTTTCCTTTGACCCTACCAGAGATACAGCAGGGgcggggaggaagaagaggaaaaagcaggCACAGCAGCCCGAGAGTTCACTTACTTTGCAGTTCCTGTCGTCGGGCGTAGTTTCATCAAATTCCTCTCCGAGTTTAAAGCTGATTTCTGTGTTTTTGAAAGTGCTCTGAGTCTTGATCACCACTTTGTCCCCCTCGCTGCCGATGATCACCGTGGGCTTGGTCACGTTCCCCACCTGCCGCGTTGCAAATCCCACTCCTAGACCGCCACGGGGAAAGAGAAACCCATCAGACGCTGGGGTATGGCGGtctcctccccgccccgcggcctcACGCCATGGCGGTGACACgccgcgctccgctccgccgctgcCCTCGGGCCCGGGGAacccgcggccccgcggccccgca includes:
- the FABP7 gene encoding fatty acid-binding protein, brain; its protein translation is MRGGAAAAALPVYHRHRPPQPAAMVEAFCGTWKLVDSHNFDEYMKALGVGFATRQVGNVTKPTVIIGSEGDKVVIKTQSTFKNTEISFKLGEEFDETTPDDRNCKSVVSLDGDKLVHVQKWDGKETNFVREIKDGKMVMTLTFGDVVAVRHYEKA